In Cheilinus undulatus linkage group 16, ASM1832078v1, whole genome shotgun sequence, one DNA window encodes the following:
- the LOC121524032 gene encoding sodium-dependent neutral amino acid transporter B(0)AT1-like — protein MKLKIPNPGLDDRIPSHKDLERMETEEAGDRPKWDNKAQYLLTCVGFCVGLGNVWRFPYLCQSHGGGAFMIPFLILLVLEGIPLLHLEFAIGQRLRKGSVGVWRSINPCLTGVGIASLLVSFLVGMYYNTIMAWIMWYLFNSFQDPLPWSQCPLNANGTGLVEECARSTTVDYFWYRETLNTSTAIDDAGGLQWWMVLALVAAWTLLYVCCIRGIETTGKAVYVTSTLPYLVLTIFLVRGLTLKGSLEGVKFLFTPDVNELMNPATWLDAGAQVFYSFSLAFGGLISFSSYNSIHNNCEQDAVLISIINGCTSVYSATVIYSIIGFRATEKYDDCMDHNIMTLINAFNYPESSITQSNYDEVFNHLNTTSPDTIARLTFEECDMKQFLSQGVEGTGLAFIVFTEAIIKMPISPLWAVLFFVMLFCLGLSTMFGNIEGVVVPLQDLRLLPRTWPKEVFCGLTCLISFALGLIFALRSGNYWLALFDNFAGSIPLLVIGFCEMISVIYIYGVDRFNKDIEFMIGHKPNIFWQATWRVISPLIMVFILIFYFVTQVSKSLTYLVWDQEAENFPILEPTPYPSWIYIIIFILAGIPSLSIPLFALYKVIQTKCCKKKDYDEEKLETISGKIQMDDKMKF, from the exons atgAAGCTGAAGATCCCAAACCCAGGGCTGGATGACCGGATCCCTTCTCACAAGGACCTAGAGAGGATGGAGACCGAGGAGGCAGGGGACAGGCCCAAGTGGGACAACAAAGCCCAGTATCTGCTCACATGTGTGGGATTCTGTGTGGGACTTGGGAACGTCTGGAGGTTTCCTTACCTGTGTCAGAGCCACGGAGGAG GAGCATTCATGATCCCATTCCTTATCCTGCTGGTCTTGGAGGGAATTCCGCTGCTGCACCTGGAGTTTGCCATCGGCCAGCGTCTGAGGAAAGGAAGTGTGGGAGTGTGGAGATCGATCAATCCATGCCTGACAGGAGTTG GCATTGCGTCCTTGCTGGTGTCATTTTTGGTCGGCATGTACTACAACACCATCATGGCCTGGATCATGTGGTACCTCTTCAATTCCTTCCAGGACCCTCTGCCTTGGAGCCAATGCCCCCTCAATGCCAATGGGACAG GTCTTGTGGAGGAATGTGCTCGCAGCACCACTGTTGACTACTTCTGGTACAGAGAGACGCTGAACACCTCCACAGCTATTGATGATGCTGGAGGTCTGCAGTGGTGGATGGTACTGGCTCTGGTCGCTGCATGGACGCTGCTTTATGTTTGCTGCATCCGCGGAATCGAGACGACAGGAAAG GCTGTCTACGTCACCTCCACTCTTCCATACCTGGTCCTCACTATTTTCCTCGTCAGAGGGCTGACTCTGAAAGGATCTCTAGAGGGGGTCAAGTTTCTCTTCACTCCTGAT GTAAATGAGTTAATGAATCCAGCGACGTGGCTGGATGCTGGAGCTCAAGTGTTCTACTCCTTCTCCTTGGCTTTTGGCGGTCTCATTTCCTTCTCAAGTTACAACTCTATCCA CAATAACTGTGAGCAGGACGCCGTTCTCATCTCCATCATCAACGGCTGCACGTCTGTGTACTCTGCAACTGTCATCTACTCCATCATCGGCTTCAGAGCCACAGAAAAATATGACGACTGCATGGACCA CAACATCATGACGCTGATAAATGCCTTCAACTACCCTGAAAGCAGCATCACACAAAGCAACTACGATGAAGTTTTCAACCACCTCAACACCACAAGTCCAGACACCATTGCTAGACTGACCTTTGAGGAATGTGACATGAAACAGTTCCTCAGTCAG GGAGTGGAGGGAACCGGTCTGGCCTTCATCGTGTTCACAGAAGCCATCATTAAGATGCCCATTTCCCCTCTCTGGGCTGTCCTCTTCTTCGTCATGCTCTTCTGCCTCGGTCTATCCACCATGTTTGGCAACATTGAGGGAGTTGTGGTTCCTCTGCAGGACCTCAGACTCCTGCCCCGAACATGGCCCAAAGAGGTTTTCTGCG GTCTGACTTGCTTGATATCTTTTGCTTTGGGCCTCATCTTTGCCCTGCGCTCCGGAAACTACTGGCTGGCTCTTTTTGACAACTTTGCCGGCTCCATTCCTCTCCTGGTCATTGGATTCTGTGAAATGATCTCTGTCATCTACATCTACGGGGTAGACAG GTTCAACAAGGACATTGAGTTTATGATCGGCCATAAGCCTAACATATTCTGGCAGGCGACGTGGAGGGTGATCAGCCCcctcatcatggtcttcatcttGATTTTCTACTTTGTAACCCAAGTCAGCAAGAGCCTCACCTATTTGGTGTGGGACCAGGAGGCG GAAAATTTCCCCATTCTTGAACCAACTCCGTACCCCTCCTGGATCtacatcatcatcttcatcctgGCCGGGATCCCCAGTCTGTCCATCCCACTGTTCGCTCTCTACAAAGTCATCCAGACAAAATGCTGCAAGAAGAAGGACTACGatgaagaaaaactggaaaCCATCTCTGGCAAAATACAAATGGATGACAAAATGAAGTTTTAG